The DNA sequence GGCGTTCGGGCTGCCGATGTCGCTTTTCGCTTCCGGTGTAATCGTTGCCGCTTTTATGCCAAAGCCGTGCTTCGTCATCGCGCGAGCGGCATCGTGCACGACTTCGTTACTCGTATTGCGCCGATTTTCCAAGCTAAGATCGTATTCATCAAATCCAATCTCAAATCCGATCACGTCTGGATGGAGCACGCGAAGTGCTTCGTCCAACAGTTCTTGACCTGTCTGATCGCCTTTCATGACGACGACAGTTTTTTTGCTTGCCATACTTTCATCTCCTCGAAGTGGTTCAACTTCCGCATATATTATAACGATAATTATCCTTTTTGAGTACAGTTTACCTCTTTTCCCTAACTTTCACCCTATTGTCGACAGGGGAGGAGGTGGAAGCGGCGACAAAACTGGCGGTTATGGGAGTAATAGTTCGTAAATGACCTGCCCATTCGCATCTTTGGCGTATATTTTGCGATTTTGCTGCTGGTGCTCCATACACCAGCTGTAAATGCGGACAGCCGTGCGCAACACTTGGGCGTAAGAGGTGGCATCCGTTCCAGCTTTAAGGCGTTCCAGTTCACCCATCGACTTATCAGAAAACTCGATTTGTAGTTTTTTTGCCACTCCATTTTCCTCCTTTACCGCGAAGTTTTGGTATCATAATATGTGAGTGAATTAAAAAAGTGTTTCAGCAGAGAGAAAGGGGGGGTAGCATATATAGTCTGTTGTGTTATTATCGGGTTATTAGTTTAAGTGCACCGTTTCGATGTGGAATGGGATGCATGGAGGAGGTAAAGGTTTGATTGTCGAAATTAGTGTGGCGGTGATTGCCGTTGCCTTCGCGGTTCTCGTCGCTTATTTGATCACCGTTGTAAAAAGGATTAACGAAACGCTGGCCACGTTAAATCAAACGGTCGGTCGCTTAGAAAGCGATTTAGAGAAGGTCAGCAGAGAGTCTGTCGCCATGCTTAAGGAAACGCAAGCGGTTATGCGGGAAACGGAAGGAGTCATGCGGGAGACGAAAGCAGTGGCGGCTGATATACGGCAAAAAAGTAGCCAGTTAGACAGCCTTTTTGCGTCGATCAAAGGCGTTGGCGACAGTGTCAACCAAGTGTCTGCGTCAGTGGCTACCCAAGCGCGCACTCACCAGCAAGAATTCGGTAAGCTACTCGCAGCGACAGGTTTTGGCTTACAAGTATGGCAAATGTGGAAAAAGGCGAAGCGCGAAGTGAGAGGAGAATAAAACGATGGAGGAGAAACGAGCAGTGGAAGAAAAATGCTGTAAGTTACAAGGAAAGGGCCTAATCGTCGGCGCAGTTGCTGGAGCGGTCATCGGCGGTGTGACCGCACTTTTGCTCGCACCGAAGTCCGGAAGAGATACGCGGGCCGATTTAAATCGGCAATGGGTGACGGTCAAAGATAAGACGCAAGAAGTCAGCCGTTCGGTAAAAGATAAGACGGTCGAAATCAGTCAAGCGGTTAAGGATCAATCAAGCGAAATGATATCGAAGTTCAAAGGTGTCAAAGACGACCTCGGCGAGGAATTGAATGAACTGAAAGATTCAGGGAAAGCGCTCGCTGTCATCGTGTCCGGAGACAAGGCGGCGGAAGCCGAGGACGCAGAGGGAGAAGGTACAACAGAAAACGCCGTAGGCGGCCAAGTTACAGCCGCGGCAGAGGATGCGGTAGACGTTGCAGGCGAAGTAGAGGAAGCTAAGGGCGAACAACCTGAGAAGGAATAACGGTCGCCGTGCAGGTGACATTCGCGAGTGAGATTTACTTATTTCATGTTGCAAGACAGTTTGGCTTGCTAGCTCTGGGTAGACATTGTTAATATAGAGCTAGCGGATCTAAATAGCGATGAGTCGTACTAGGAGTTGATCAGCTACTTCGTAGGACGTCTACGAGACGGCGGATCAGCTCCTCGGGACTTGTTTTTATAAAATGGTGAAACAACTCGTCCCTATTATCCGTTAACCATATTGGTGCTAGATTTTACGATTGAACGAAAGTCGCACTATCATTCATTCTTTTATTTCATCTAATTTATTCATTCATTCATCCATTACACGACTAGTAGTTTATTCGTTCGCAATTATTCATCCTATTATCTTTTATTCATTCAGGAGGTTCCCATGAAACCTAATAAATCAGGGTTAGCATACCCAAAATCCGTAACTGACGAATTTATGGAGCGCATTCAGCAACACAGCCGTTATTTATATAGTGTCGCATACCGTTTGACAGGTAACACCGAAGACGCGAAAGACTTGACGCAGGAGACGATATGGCAAGCGCATCGCAAATCGCACAAATACGTTTACGAGAAGTCGCTAAAAGCTTGGTTGCGCACGATGATGACGAACCGCTTTCGCGACCAAAAAAGGAAAAAGAGCTTGAAACTGGTGGCGCTCGAAGACGCGTTTATCGCTTCAGAACCGCCACACAACGCTCAGTTGCAATCGGTTGAAGAACAAGTCGAGCAGCGACTGATGGTTGAACGCATTAAAAAAGAAATCGAGAAGCTGCCGGAAATTTACCAACGCGTGATTATTTTACGGCATTTCAACGGCTTTTCCTACGCCGAAATTAGTGAAACGCTCGACATACCCGAAGGGACGGTGAAAACACAACTCTTCCGGGCGCGAAAAATGCTTAAAGAACGACTTTCTTAAGGAAAAGGATGACTTGAATGACTTGCCGTGATGTCGATCGATACATACAGCTTTACGTCGACCAAGAGATTAGCGAAGCGGAACGGCGCCATCTTTTGGAGCATACGCGCACGTGTCCCGAATGTCGCAGTGAGCTGCGCGAAATGGTTGCGCTCGTTTCTTCCTTGGAAGATATCCGGCAAGATATACGTCCCGAGACCCCTGTTTTTTTGCGTGGTTTTCTCAAGTGGGTCGCTGTTTGTACGGTTGTCGTTTCGTTTGCGACTGTGTTCCCGTTGACGAAGTTTTTCTTCTCCGGCCGTGGGAACGATACAGCGACACAGCCGATGCAACACGCTGTGACCGTGTTGGCGGCACAAGGGGAACAATTACATATTCCGAGTGGCGACTACGTACACGTCGTCCGTCCTAGCAAGTTGGAAAAAGGGGACTTACACGCGCTCGATCGGGAAGGCGCAAAGATGGAGGCTGCTTTAGTTTATCCGAGTGCGATGCCTTATTTTATGAAAGAAAAACGTGAGTGGAGCGATTTGGCCAGTCGCTTCGTCTTTGTCGCCGTGCCGGACGAACAGACGTTAATGTCGCTGCTCGCGTATATCGGTGCGAAAATCGATAAGTCGGCGGCACTTACCGATGTGACGTACCCGACATCGGTAATGGTCGACTTCGATGAGCAACTGGAATACGAAACGTTTCAATTTCCGGAATCGAAGCGGGACATCGCTGACTGGTTTGAGAATTTGTCCGCTCCGGTTTCGACTGAGGCCGCCCATTAAGTGGCGCTCGCGGTTTTGTTTTTGTCGCGGAAGGGGGATCTTCTTCCCGGTTCTTTTCGTGTACGGGCGTAATGGGCGAATGGGCGTATTAAAAATCTGCAGTAAAAAAAAGTCCCTCGGTTCCAACTTCGGGGTGGCAATCTAGTAGACGGTAAGCTATAATGACAAAAAGCTTACCGGGGGATGGATATGTCAAAAGCACAGTTGGAGCAGCTTAGAGCAGCACTCGACAACATTAACTTAGAAATACTAGACGCCATGAGTCGCCGGGCAGAAATTGTGCAACAAGTCGGCAAGGTAAAGGCAAAACAAGGTGTCAATACGTACGATCCGATTCGCGAGAAGAAAATGTTGGACGTTTTGGTAGATAAAAATACCGGGCCGTTCGACGACAATACGGTTCGTTATTTGTTTAAGCAAATTTTCAAGGCGTCCCTCGATCTACAGCTAAAAGACCAGCAAAAGGTATTGCTCGTTAGCCGCAAAGAACAAAAGGAAGATACAGTCGTTACGATCGGCCGCGAAGAAGTGGGCAATGGTAAGCATATGGTTGTCGCCGGGCCTTGTTCCATCGAAAGCGAGGAGCAAGTGCGGCAAGTAGCTGCCTCACTAAAGCGGATGGGGATGCCGTTCATTCGCGGGGGCGCCTTTAAACCGCGGACGTCGCCGTATGACTTCCAAGGTTTGGGTGAAGAAGGTCTGAAAATTTTGCGTAAAGTAGCGAACGAGTTTGATCTGGCCGTCATTAGCGAGATTGTGACTCCAGAACATATCGCCATGGCTACCGAGTACGTCGATGTCATTCAAATCGGTGCCCGTAACATGCAAAACTTCGAGCTATTGAAGCGGGCGGGACAAACGCGGACACCGGTACTGTTGAAGCGGGGGATGTCGGCGACGATCGACGAGTTTATTTTTGCGGCGGAATACATCGTCGCCCAAGGGAATACGCAAGTGATTTTATGTGAGCGCGGTATTCGCACGTACGAGAAAGCGACGCGCAACACGCTCGACATTTCTGCCGTCCCGATATTAAAACAAGAGACGCACTTACCGATCTTAGTGGACATTAGCCATTCAACCGGACGGCGCGACATTTTGTTACCGATCGCCAAAGCGGCGCTAGCCGCTGGTGCGAACGGCATCATGGTCGAAACTCACCCAAATCCGGCGGTGGCACTCTCTGACGCGAAACAACAAATCGACTTGCCGCAATTCGAAGCGTTAATGCGCGACTTAGTTGCTTCCGGCCTGCTCAATGTACCTCAGAAAGTCGTATAGGTGATTTTCTGCGACGAACGAAACTTTTTTGATATAAACAACTTTCTAAATCGCATAACGATATTTTGCGTTTGAATACGGCAACCGTTTTTCTACATTAAATAAATGGCAGTAAAAGAACTAACCCTCCCAGTTAGTTCTTTTGCTGGGTTTTTTGAAAGGAAATGATTAGTAGACAGCAATTTGAGGAATAATAAGAGCTGTCGTACTCTATAACATGAACTTTCTCTGAACAGTTGGCGAGACAAGTTTACACTATTGTATGTTTTGTCGTATGCTAAAGTTATGGAAACATACGGGATGCACGCCGTTGGTAATTAATGGAAAATGACGAAAATGAGGAGATAATGATGCCAGTAACAATATACGATGTTGCACGTGAAGCAGGCGTATCGATGGCTACCGTGTCGCGGGTCGTCAACGCAAACCCGAACGTCAAACCGACGACGCGTAAAAAAGTGTTGGATGCGATCGATCGGTTAGGATATCGTCCGAACGCGGTAGCCCGCGGGTTGGCGAGCAAGAAGACGACGACAGTCGGAGTCGTCATCCCCGACATTTCGGGTGCTTTCTTTGCCGAAGTGGCACGTGGAATCGAAGATATTGCTAATATGTACCACTATAACATTATTTTATGCAACTCTGATGAAAAGAAAGAAAAAGAAATCCGCCTCATCAATACGTTGCTCGAAAAACAAGTCGACGGTTTGATCTTTTTGGGCGGCGAAGTGACGGACGAGCATAAGGAAGCGTTTCGCACGACCTCTGTGCCGATCGTGCTTACGGCGACGTTTGACGATGAAAAACAGTGGCCGTCAGTCAACATCGACAATTTGAGTGCCGCGATTGACGCGACGGAAATTCTCATTGACGAAGGGCACAAAGATATTGCCCTCATTAGCGGTCCATTAACCGACCCGATCAACGGCTACAGCCGCTATAAAGGGTACCGCCAAGCACTGGAAGCGCGGGAAATTCCGTTCCAAGAAGAATATGTACGCATCGGTGATTACCGCTATCGCTCCGGTATGAACGTCATGAAGGAGCTGTTAGCGTTGGACAAGCCGCCAACAGCCGTTTTTGCCGCGAGTGACGAAATGGCAGTCGGCGCGATTCACGCCATCCAAGACGCGGGCAAGCGGGTGCCGGAGGACATTTCTGTGGTCGGTTTCGACAATATTGACATCGCCTCCATGGTGCGTCCGCTACTCAGTACGATCGCCCAACCGATGTACGACATCGGTGCGGTGTCGATGCGTTTACTCACGAAGTTGATCAATAAAGAGTCCGTTGAAGATCCCCACGTCGTCCTGCAATACGACGTCATGTTGCGCGATTCGACGAAAACGAAAGCGTAGGTCGCTATTATGCGGAAACCCGCTTGGGACAGATCGCGTTCTATAAATATGGGGTGGCCCGCGAATGGCACGGTGAACTTTCGCGGGCCTTAGTTTTTGCGAGGGAATCCTTAGAAGCTGCGAACGGGGAAGGGATAGTTGTGACGAAGTTTGGCATTATTGGCGCGATGAAGGAAGAAGTTGCGCTGTTGTTAGGACATATGACCGTCGATGCGCAAGAAAAACGCGGCGGTACGACGTATTACCGCGGCACGTTTATGGATCGTTCCATCGTTGTCTGTCAGTGCGGCGTCGGGAAAGTTAACGCGGCCGTTTGTACGGAAAGCTTAATCTCAGTTGACAAGGTCGAAGCAATCATTTTTACGGGCGTGGCAGGTGCTTTACACCCTAAGCTCGACATTGGCGATGTTGTCATCTCGAGCGAATGTCTGCAACACGACGTCGATGCCAGCGCACTCGGTTTTCCGCCAGGGACAATCCCTTACCACCCGCGGTCCGTGTTTAAGGCGGATGAGCGATTTGTTGCCGCAGCGCGTCAAGCGGGCGAAGAGGTAATCGAACATGCGACGTATACGGGAAGCGTCCTCTCCGGGGATCAATTTATTGCTGACACAGAAGTCGTGCAGCGCTTACGCGAGGTGTTCGGCGGGTGGTGTACCGAGATGGAAGGGGCGGCGGTGGCGCAAGTGTGTGACCTACACGAGTTACCATTCGTCGTTATCCGTTCCATCTCCGACAAAGCCGACCATTCCGCCGACGTCAATTTTGCTGCTTTTACGAAGTTGGCGGCTGAGCAGTCGTACCGCATCGTGCGCCGTATGTTACAGTTGTTGTAACGAGCAACGAATCCACCTTTGTGTAGAGGTGGGTTTTTTCCTTGTATTTTATGGTTACAATTCTTATCTTATTTGAGTGGTACAGACAATCCCCATTGGTCCCTCAATCCACGCTCACCATTTTTTGTTATCTTGACTGCACGTGTGTTTGCAAACCGCCGTTCGATCCAGTTGAGCTTGAATAGACGTTCTAAGATAGCTGCACCTAATGCGCCAGCCAAGTGGTGCCGTCGTTCGCTCCTATCGAGGCAGGAGGTTAATCGTCCCCTCCTACTCGATTTCGTCGTCGGATCCGCGTTTAAATAACGACACGTACTCTCCGTATCCTTCCTGTTCGAGATCTTCCTTTGGAATAAAGCGCAATGCGGCTGAGTTGATGCAATAGCGCAAGCCAGTGGAAGGTGGACCGTCCGGGAACACGTGGCCGAGGTGGGAGTCCGCCTCTTTGCTCCTCACCTCCGTACGCACCATGTTGTGACTGTAATCTGCCTTTTCGATAATCTTTTCCGCATGCAAAGGTTTAGAAAAACTCGGCCAGCCACAGCCGGCGTCGTACTGGTCACGTGAACTGAACAGCGGTTCACCGGATACGATGTCGACGTAAATGCCTTCGCGCGTGTTGTTCCAGTACGCATTGGCAAAGGGCGGTTCCGTCGCGTCTTCTTGTGTTACCGCATACTGTATTTCCGTTAGGCGCTCTTTGAGAAGATCCTTATGTTTACTTGCGCCGTGTTCATTGCCGTGCGTGTCGTTTTGTTTGCGATTCATGTCGTCACCCCACAGAATAATTGTGCCGTATAGTGGCGTTTTTTATTGCTTCCTTACGCGTAGCATACGACTCTGTTTGGTCGTCACATACAGCGTATCGCATACATGTATAGCTCTATATTACCAGTATTATTGCCAACAGAGCTGGATTTGGTACAATATAAGGGAAAAAAGTATCGCAAACGCGGGCGGCGATCGCACTCAGGTGGCCGCCTCCGGATAAGAGAGGTAACTATGGATAAAAAGAAACTCGTTCTCACTTTTATTTTTGTCATAGCCTTAATGGTTGGCGGGACGTTGTTCTGGAACTATCAAGGGAATAAAGTTGTCGAAGAAACGAAAGAGAAGACCTGGAGCTACTTGACAGAGTCAATGAAATATAAAGAGAGTGATATTAAAAAAATCGAAGCGGCTCTCGCACAGGGCGGAGATAACGGCGTGTTAGTCGCCGTGGTGTTTGCCGACGAACCTGACACCGAATACACCTACCAGCAAGTGGAGGGAAAAATTGTGCAAGTAGGCGTCAACGGCAGCAATAAAGCGAGCAAAAAAAATAAACACGCCGAAACGGGTAACGGTATTATCGAAACGAGTGACGGGAAAGAAAAATAACGTTCCGAGCTGTGATCATACAAGTGGATCGTCGATCATACACTTGGGCCGAAGGGCGCGCCGCGACATACGACTATTCGCGAAGCGCCCTTACATCATTCGACTATTGCGCCGTCCAGCCACCGTCGACGACAAATTCTGCACCTGTCGTCCACTTCGATTCGTCGGAGGCTAAATATAAATCCATGTAGGCGATGTCTTCCGGTACACCGATACGGCCGATCGGATGGAGTTCGCCGACTTTTTTCAAATACTCTTCTGGTTCGAGCCCGTAACCGCGCGCTTCTTCTTCGGTCAAATCGGTATGTACGTACCCCGGATGGACCGTGTTGACGCGGATGTTATACTTCTTCTTCCCGCAGGCGAGCGCTGCAGATTTTGATAAAATCGTAACGGCACCTTTTGATGCACAGTAGGCAAACAGCCCCGGTTCAGCAATTTGTCCGTCAATCGAAGAGCGGTTTATAATCGAGCACGGTTCGCCGTGCTGTTTCATCGTTTCGATGGCGAATTTTGTGCCGAGGAACACGCCTGTCGCGTTGACAGTCATCACGTTGCTCCAATCTTCGAGAGTCGTCTCTTCGATGTCTTTGGCGAGGGAAATGCCGGCGTTGTTGACCAACACGTGCAATTTGCCATACGAGTCGATGACTGTTTGCATCGCCCGTTTCCAGTCTTCTTCCTTGGTCACGTCAATTTGTAAAAAGAGCGCTTCGCCGCCGTTCGCTTTAATTTCACGGGCGAGTGCTTGTCCCGCCTCTTCTTTAATGTCGGCGACGACTACTTTCGCACCTTCTTTTGCAAAAAGTTCAACTGTCGCCCGTCCGATGCCGACGGCACCGCCAGTT is a window from the Numidum massiliense genome containing:
- a CDS encoding 5'-methylthioadenosine/adenosylhomocysteine nucleosidase, coding for MGQIAFYKYGVAREWHGELSRALVFARESLEAANGEGIVVTKFGIIGAMKEEVALLLGHMTVDAQEKRGGTTYYRGTFMDRSIVVCQCGVGKVNAAVCTESLISVDKVEAIIFTGVAGALHPKLDIGDVVISSECLQHDVDASALGFPPGTIPYHPRSVFKADERFVAAARQAGEEVIEHATYTGSVLSGDQFIADTEVVQRLREVFGGWCTEMEGAAVAQVCDLHELPFVVIRSISDKADHSADVNFAAFTKLAAEQSYRIVRRMLQLL
- a CDS encoding RNA polymerase sigma factor; the encoded protein is MKPNKSGLAYPKSVTDEFMERIQQHSRYLYSVAYRLTGNTEDAKDLTQETIWQAHRKSHKYVYEKSLKAWLRTMMTNRFRDQKRKKSLKLVALEDAFIASEPPHNAQLQSVEEQVEQRLMVERIKKEIEKLPEIYQRVIILRHFNGFSYAEISETLDIPEGTVKTQLFRARKMLKERLS
- the ccpA gene encoding catabolite control protein A; this encodes MPVTIYDVAREAGVSMATVSRVVNANPNVKPTTRKKVLDAIDRLGYRPNAVARGLASKKTTTVGVVIPDISGAFFAEVARGIEDIANMYHYNIILCNSDEKKEKEIRLINTLLEKQVDGLIFLGGEVTDEHKEAFRTTSVPIVLTATFDDEKQWPSVNIDNLSAAIDATEILIDEGHKDIALISGPLTDPINGYSRYKGYRQALEAREIPFQEEYVRIGDYRYRSGMNVMKELLALDKPPTAVFAASDEMAVGAIHAIQDAGKRVPEDISVVGFDNIDIASMVRPLLSTIAQPMYDIGAVSMRLLTKLINKESVEDPHVVLQYDVMLRDSTKTKA
- a CDS encoding glucose 1-dehydrogenase, with the translated sequence MGRLDGKVAMVTGGAVGIGRATVELFAKEGAKVVVADIKEEAGQALAREIKANGGEALFLQIDVTKEEDWKRAMQTVIDSYGKLHVLVNNAGISLAKDIEETTLEDWSNVMTVNATGVFLGTKFAIETMKQHGEPCSIINRSSIDGQIAEPGLFAYCASKGAVTILSKSAALACGKKKYNIRVNTVHPGYVHTDLTEEEARGYGLEPEEYLKKVGELHPIGRIGVPEDIAYMDLYLASDESKWTTGAEFVVDGGWTAQ
- a CDS encoding bifunctional 3-deoxy-7-phosphoheptulonate synthase/chorismate mutase, whose product is MSKAQLEQLRAALDNINLEILDAMSRRAEIVQQVGKVKAKQGVNTYDPIREKKMLDVLVDKNTGPFDDNTVRYLFKQIFKASLDLQLKDQQKVLLVSRKEQKEDTVVTIGREEVGNGKHMVVAGPCSIESEEQVRQVAASLKRMGMPFIRGGAFKPRTSPYDFQGLGEEGLKILRKVANEFDLAVISEIVTPEHIAMATEYVDVIQIGARNMQNFELLKRAGQTRTPVLLKRGMSATIDEFIFAAEYIVAQGNTQVILCERGIRTYEKATRNTLDISAVPILKQETHLPILVDISHSTGRRDILLPIAKAALAAGANGIMVETHPNPAVALSDAKQQIDLPQFEALMRDLVASGLLNVPQKVV
- a CDS encoding DUF3139 domain-containing protein, encoding MDKKKLVLTFIFVIALMVGGTLFWNYQGNKVVEETKEKTWSYLTESMKYKESDIKKIEAALAQGGDNGVLVAVVFADEPDTEYTYQQVEGKIVQVGVNGSNKASKKNKHAETGNGIIETSDGKEK
- a CDS encoding DUF948 domain-containing protein, which encodes MIVEISVAVIAVAFAVLVAYLITVVKRINETLATLNQTVGRLESDLEKVSRESVAMLKETQAVMRETEGVMRETKAVAADIRQKSSQLDSLFASIKGVGDSVNQVSASVATQARTHQQEFGKLLAATGFGLQVWQMWKKAKREVRGE
- a CDS encoding YtxH domain-containing protein; the encoded protein is MEEKRAVEEKCCKLQGKGLIVGAVAGAVIGGVTALLLAPKSGRDTRADLNRQWVTVKDKTQEVSRSVKDKTVEISQAVKDQSSEMISKFKGVKDDLGEELNELKDSGKALAVIVSGDKAAEAEDAEGEGTTENAVGGQVTAAAEDAVDVAGEVEEAKGEQPEKE
- a CDS encoding anti-sigma factor is translated as MTCRDVDRYIQLYVDQEISEAERRHLLEHTRTCPECRSELREMVALVSSLEDIRQDIRPETPVFLRGFLKWVAVCTVVVSFATVFPLTKFFFSGRGNDTATQPMQHAVTVLAAQGEQLHIPSGDYVHVVRPSKLEKGDLHALDREGAKMEAALVYPSAMPYFMKEKREWSDLASRFVFVAVPDEQTLMSLLAYIGAKIDKSAALTDVTYPTSVMVDFDEQLEYETFQFPESKRDIADWFENLSAPVSTEAAH